A genomic region of Macaca thibetana thibetana isolate TM-01 chromosome 14, ASM2454274v1, whole genome shotgun sequence contains the following coding sequences:
- the LOC126936429 gene encoding olfactory receptor 8I2-like: protein MPQSAIPYSVVVSQKACNWLGVMPYAIGFTNSLISVCVISSLVFCDSSINHFFCDTTILLALSCVDAFSTEMVIFVLAGFTLLSSLLIVTVTYVTIISAILKNQSAPGRQKAFSTCASHLMGVTIFYGSLIFTYLQLDNTSSLIHAQLASVFYATVIPMLNLLIYSVRNKDVKNSLLRVIHRKFFP, encoded by the coding sequence CAATCTGCAATCCCTTATTCAGTAGTCGTGTCTCAGAAAGCGTGCAACTGGCTGGGAGTAATGCCATATGCGATAGGCTTCACAAATTCTCTGATATCCGTCTGTGTGATAAGTAGTTTGGTGTTCTGTGATTCCAGCATCAATCATTTTTTCTGTGACACCACAATTCTTTTAGCACTGTCCTGTGTGGATGCATTCAGCACAGAAATGGTGATCTTTGTCTTAGCTGGATTCACTCTTCTTAGCTCTCTCCTTATCGTCACGGTCACTTACGTCACCATCATCTCAGCCATCCTGAAGAACCAGTCAGCACCAGGAAGGCAGAAGGCCTTCTCCACCTGTGCATCCCACCTTATGGGTGTAACTATCTTCTATGGGTCCCTGATTTTCACCTATTTGCAACTTGATAACACATCATCCCTGATCCATGCACAGTTGGCATCTGTATTCTATGCGACTGTCATTCCCATGCTGAATCTACTCATCTATAGTGTGAGGAACAAAGATGTAAAAAATTCTCTTCTGAGAGTCATACATAGAAAATTTTTTCCATAA